Proteins from a genomic interval of Trichoderma breve strain T069 chromosome 2, whole genome shotgun sequence:
- a CDS encoding micro-tubular organizer mto1 c-term mto2-binding region domain-containing protein, protein MAGVDENTAQEPESLPSTSRRVPTDNGQTANPTTMSARSRSDQQENAPAPPKHASIPPNPTSRLSPASAQASSRPKAGGGSPAGQGDLSYFETTALEPTLNPDDTISEDQVREHLKDMESSFLPSLSPIPTGSASAGATADDSFVFDSPAKRSAQPSRSSARPESSQSRPQLRYDSSYKSRPEYTNEFEFNPESEDDLTRASNTTSSLERFDSSPAAAAAARNISRSTSKQNTPKVPQQENDRNGQDDSLVFSTDGPTGLALRNKRPKYVRSGRFSSQRSSTSSFVTNPESQEDSDATVGTVGLGLDYALHSGGAVPNTGMSRSPSNLLRTISMGSMTSGLGTDEFGDNTRQLEPLAEVDTPTRGRESNYKMVTPKAKDSISTAPTDTVIAQHVKNVHVPDSVAKEFKFQNGLQTPRLSGSTATAINSSKATGKGTGKTWTLKEQSSTIERLSKENFDLKLKVMFLSKRLDTLSEEGLKEMISENVELRTNLAITTRDNKILRKRVKELEKKEKEDEERPSTARSGASSTDQTAKMYNEEAQEREEELMFLRERVETYATEIERLRSETQDRESEKKKLSDIVKTLGERSGSDAFGRQEEADVWKDLLEQETARREQSDEDNRKLRDEVFRLKKEMSGAGSGMLHHTTNIYNITKKPRDRGASPGRPMSSVSGDADGSHANFSAASTLVDELRRESEQLRHENAELRQRLYQEIEDLKMAQRRGGPAPSTIDSLLERSASRAGALERPSSRNSVRTRQLTAEDEAEREEMENKMAELRDKVSEVKLQNQDLQRELESCMADFELAINQKREADEALMSMQEELDNATNDLIALQSERDEALREHGEMEANFEDLRSEAQAEIDALEAEVQRLQADLSDRSENFESLQKEMRQMSEALLGLEDEQEHKLQHIQQLEEEQANQTHRIQHLEQEQESSNKELEELEQKLLESNEKNQRLSVQQESSQGEISFLREEQEADKIRIGDLEAALSNLERSLEDEKERVKELDNRMQEERAQWEDVTTKKDADVQQIFANLQRENASAKDEVKRLRKSLSSREVEATEWKERLLELENNLREALGDLNGTRSSLLKSIARMQRELENTVRELDTSKAALVEKDRIIKQRDSLLESHALETRKITELLEKERVAHRNTKSQFESFQKTHQHLTRTASTQDVRISELEATRGQDRRKLAVLEQTAREQLLERNELLLLLWHKLSTLCGREWANNNTLVDRQVVPTLEVIASRLPGFTKNLLSAVKTIEGMFAALQTKIKSVEKDLYREYQALENNLDVRIKKLDRLETMVRNSVATGSLGSHEASSRMLRLEEAYRQLKVENATLRTANDVRARAAHQIPGAGSEASAGSPSASRGTGDRPSKSRASSAVRAPSASGIPVSSSRAGLGLMDASNSDGSASNNDNRWLLRLRDMEYKLKMEREGRNQDRQAARQRLGGLETENRDLREKVRRANQDTE, encoded by the exons ATGGCTGGCGTGGATGAGAACACCGCCCAGGAGCCTGAATCGCTCCCCTCCACCTCCCGGCGCGTCCCAACCGACAATGGCCAGACAGCAAacccgacgacgatgagcgCGCGCTCGCGATCCGACCAGCAGGAGAATGCGCCGGCGCCTCCCAAACATGCTTCGATCCCCCCTAATCCGACCAGCAGGCTCTCCCCAGCGTCGGCGCAAGCTTCCTCTCGGCCCAAAGCTGGCGGGGGTTCGCCCGCGGGCCAAGGAGACCTCAGCTATTTCGAGACGACCGCTTTGGAGCCGACGCTGAACCCGGACGACACCATCTCGGAGGACCAAGTCAGAGAACATCTTAAGGATATGGAGTCGAGCTTCCTCCCGTCGTTGTCGCCAATCCCTACCGGCTCTGCGAGTGCTGGGGCGACCGCCGATGACAGCTTCGTCTTCGACTCGCCCGCCAAACGATCTGCGCAGCCTTCTAGGAGCTCTGCCCGGCCCGAGTCGTCGCAGTCCAGACCGCAGCTGAGATACGATTCGAGCTACAAATCGAGACCGGAGTACACAAACGAGTTTGAGTTCAATCCGGAATCTGAAGATGATTTGACTAGAGCGAGCAACACCACATCCAGTCTGGAGAGGTTTGACTCCTcgcctgcagcagcagctgccgcTCGTAACATCTCCCGCAGCACGAGCAAACAAAACACTCCCAAGGTCCCACAACAAGAGAACGACAGAAACGGACAGGACGATTCCCTTGTGTTTAGCACCGATGGCCCTACTGGGCTTGCCCTGCGCAACAAGCGCCCCAAGTATGTGCGCAGTGGCCGCTTCAGCAGCCAGCGATCCTCGACCTCGTCCTTTGTGACCAATCCCGAATCGCAGGAAGACAGTGATGCCACTGTGGGCACTGTAGGGCTAGGACTCGACTATGCGCTGCATTCCGGCGGAGCGGTTCCAAATACGGGCATGTCGCGATCTCCCTCTAATTTATTGCGAACTATAAGCATGGGCAGTATGACCTCTGGCCTCGGTACTGATGAGTTTGGCGACAATACGCGCCAGCTGGAACCGCTGGCCGAGGTGGACACTCCCAcccgaggaagagagagcaaTTACAAGATGGTGACACCAAAGGCCAAAGATAGCATCAGCACAGCTCCTACGGATACCGTCATAGCCCAACACGTTAAGAACGTCCACGTCCCGGATTCGGTTGCGAAAGAGTTCAAATTCCAAAATGGCCTACAAACTCCACGATTGTCTGGCTCTACTGCCACCGCAATTAACAGCTCCAAGGCTACGGGTAAAGGCACTGGCAAGACCTGGACGCTAAAGGAGCAGAGCAGTACCATTGAGAGACTCTCTAAAGAAAATTTTGACCTGAAACTCAAAGTCATGTTCTTGAGCAAAAGGCTCGACACCTTGTCGGAAGAAGGTCTTAAGGAGATGATATCCGAGAACGTTGAGCTGAGAACGAATCTCGCAATAACGACGCGAGACAACAAGATTCTGCGGAAACGAGTCAAGGAActagaaaagaaggagaaggaagatgaagagagacCGAGCACTGCTCGCAGCGGTGCCTCCTCGACGGACCAAACCGCCAAGATGTACAACGAGGAGGCTCAAGAGCGGGAAGAGGAGCTCATGTTCTTGCGAGAGCGCGTCGAAACCTACGCCACTGAGATTGAAAGGCTTCGGAGTGAGACTCAGGATAGAGagtcggagaagaagaaactgtCGGATATTGTCAAGACGCTCGGCGAGCGGTCTGGAAGCGACGCTTTCGGCCGCCAGGAGGAAGCAGACGTCTGGAAGGACTTGTTGGAGCAGGAGACTGCGCGCAGAGAGCAGTCGGATGAGGACAACAGGAAACTACGGGATGAAGTGTTCcgcctcaagaaggagatgtCTGGCGCTGGTTCGGGCATGCTGCATCATACGACCAACATTTacaacatcaccaagaaACCACGAGACCGAGGTGCTTCTCCGGGCAGGCCCATGTCCAGCGTGTCTGGCGATGCGGACGGATCTCACGCCAACTTCAGTGCGGCCAGTACCTTGGTCGACGAATTGCGGCGGGAGAGCGAGCAGCTGCGCCACGAGAATGCTGAACTTCGTC AACGCCTGTATCAGGAAATTGAGGACCTCAAGATGGCTCAGCGACGTGGTGGTCCTGCTCCCTCCACTATTGACAGTCTCCTGGAGCGATCTGCGTCTCGTGCAGGCGCCCTTGAGAGACCGAGCTCGAGAAATAGTGTTCGGACTAGGCAGCTGACAGCGGAGGATGAGGCAGAGCGCGAGGAaatggaaaacaaaatggcCGAGCTGCGCGACAAAGTTAGCGAGGTGAAACTGCAGAACCAGGACCTGCAGCGGGAGTTGGAGAGCTGCATGGCCGACTTTGAGCTTGCCATTAACCAGAAGCGCGAGGCGGATGAGGCCCTCATGAGCATGCAGGAAGAGCTCGACAACGCGACCAACGACTTGATTGCGCTGCAGTCAGAGCGCGACGAAGCATTGAGAGAGCATGGCGAGATGGAGGCCAACTTTGAGGACCTTCGCAGTGAGGCTCAGGCGGAGATTGATGCGCTAGAGGCGGAAGTTCAGCGGCTGCAGGCTGATTTGAGTGACAGATCCGAAAACTTTGAGAGCTTGCAGAAGGAGATGCGACAGATGAGCGAAgccctccttggccttgaagacGAGCAGGAGCACAAGCTTCAGCACATTCAGCAGCTTGAAGAGGAGCAGGCTAACCAGACACACCGCATCCAACACTTGGAGCAGGAGCAAGAATCTTCcaacaaggagctggaggaatTGGAGCAGAAGCTACTGGAATCCAACGAAAAGAACCAACGCCTTTCCGTCCAACAGGAGTCATCCCAGGGCGAGATTTCGTTCCTTCGGGAAGAGCAGGAGGCGGACAAGATTCGCATTGGTGATCTAGAGGCGGCCCTTTCTAACTTGGAGAGAAgcttggaagatgaaaaagagcGAGTCAAGGAGCTGGATAACCGGATGCAAGAGGAGCGCGCCCAATGGGAGGATGTTACCACCAAGAAGGATGCCGATGTCCAGCAGATATTTGCCAACCTTCAACGAGAGAATGCCAGCGCCAAGGACGAGGTCAAGCGGCTGCGTAAAAGCTTGTCATCTCGTGAGGTTGAGGCAACCGAGTGgaaggagaggctgctggagctggagaatAACTTGAGGGAAGCTTTGGGTGACCTGAACGGCACCCGCTCTTCGCTGCTAAAG TCTATTGCACGGATGCAGCGTGAGCTTGAGAACACTGTTCGTGAACTTGACACGTCTAAGGCGGCATTGGTCGAGAAGGACCGTATCATTAAGCAGCGCGATTCACTATTGGAGTCGCATGCCCTGGAAACTCGCAAAATCACCGAGCTACTTGAAAAGGAGCGGGTTGCCCACCGCAATACCAAGTCCCAATTCGAGTCGTTCCAGAAGACGCACCAGCATCTCACTCGAACGGCCAGCACGCAAGATGTCCGTATTAGCGAACTGGAAGCTACTAGAGGCCAAGATCGCCGGAAGCTTGCCGTGTTGGAGCAGACTGCCCgcgagcagctgctggagaggaaCGAGCTGCTACTTCTTCTGTGGCACAAGCTAAGTACGCTCTGCGGCCGAGAGTgggccaacaacaacacacTCGTGGACCGGCAAGTTGTGCCGACGCTTGAAGTCATTGCGAGTCGCCTGCCGGGATTTACCAAGAATCTCTTGTCCGCTGTTAAGACCATTGAGGGCATGTTCGCGGCGCTGCAGACAAAGATCAAGTCAGTTGAGAAGGACCTCTATCGCGAGTACCAAGCTCTCGAGAACAACCTGGATGTGCGaatcaagaagcttgatcGGCTAGAGACCATGGTTCGCAACTCCGTTGCCACTGGGTCGCTGGGCTCTCATGAGGCGTCCAGCCGGATGCTACGTCTCGAAGAGGCATATCGTCAGCTCAAAGTGGAGAATGCCACACTGAGGACTGCTAATGATGTTCGTGCTCGTGCGGCTCATCAAATTCCTGGAGCAGGCTCCGAGGCCAGTGCCGGTTCGCCGTCGGCTTCCCGAGGAACTGGCGATCGTCCTTCCAAGAGCAGGGCGTCATCTGCCGTGCGTGCTCCGTCCGCCTCTGGAATTCCAGTATCGTCGTCAAGGGCTGGGCTCGGCCTCATGGATGCGTCAAATTCCGACGGGTCGGCTAGCAACAACGACAATCGCTGGCTACTCAGGCTCCGGGATATGGAGTacaagctgaagatggagcgaGAAGGGCGCAACCAGGACAGGCAGGCGGCAAGGCAGCGACTCGGCGGCTTGGAGACTGAAAACAGAGATTTGAGAGAAAAGGTGAGGCGCGCAAACCAAGATACCGAGTAA
- a CDS encoding fungal specific transcription factor domain-containing protein has product MAVPARKVKFVASDPARGGLPVKRRQVQQACLSCRRKKRKCNHAEDAMVDDASLEDHKGLLETSPSQSSSSLTPSVRMRQPGGEDAATPAGRTGLNTHPSPVSRRPLPGAFGHGETQANTPAAQIAQDIAARPQSSRFVGDLNPEGMFMEAAVPSVTRASSQKGDVGIWFPAATTGQPSQFITSRPPPVMDSFMLPFVREHCLSCLPPEEDYARLKAVFLQRVHPIFPVIPEAALNGPTDNPSSIVLRQLACLAAGSDPQMTPYLRLKNKGPSPLRPSEFSSALSSSVRAILETSIIPDRVVHIQALTMLSLYTQPTCAEESDLPAQLGGRAIHHIQTLGLHLLRYDGPNFGDLENLFCAVWALDRINAAMYGRPCLIHERDIGADLDACIKKRQPAFRLLLSVAQWLDKVVELYRPGPSAQVSGFDKVAYIDLPVLEAMIVDADALKVPTSLIATIETFYHAVIILSCRLPRPGTIIAASTLPPPSANARRSLAAERIACAVPRDCLSSLPFIPYAVSLALSVEYRKMRHSRLPMFRTRAMNAFKRNCDLLRSYSEHYWSARVVGGLGEGVLREMERAANTLAKELSPQPAEIPPKPVVDDQDAPATQDLGPTPSGDPVTMNSNLGFENVIDFSVIDAISGQDVFGHIDPNFNLDAVEDALEANLDIGLPPNWGDWGQFAA; this is encoded by the exons ATGGCCGTGCCGGCACGCAAAGTAAAGTTCGTCGCGTCAGATCCCGCCCGCGGCGGTTTGCCCGTGAAACGACGACAGGTCCAGCAGGCCTGTCTGTCGTGCAGGCGCAAGAAG CGAAAATGCAACCATGCGGAAGATGCCATGGTTGATGACGCTTCCCTCGAAGACCACAAAGGCCTGCTGGAAACGTCACCTTCTCAATCCTC ATCATCTCTCACGCCTTCAGTCCGCATGAGGCAGCCTGGCGGAGAGGACGCCGCGACACCGGCCGGCAGAACTGGTCTGAACACTCATCCATCACCTGTCTCACGGCGACCCCTTCCAGGAGCCTTCGGCCATGGCGAAACGCAAGCAAATACACCTGCAGCACAGATTGCGCAGGATATTGCTGCGCGACCGCAGTCGTCACGCTTTGTGGGCGACTTGAACCCAGAGGGCATGTTCATGGAGGCAGCAGTTCCGAGCGTGACCCGTGCCTCATCACAGAAAGGAGACGTGGGCATATGGTTTCCAGCGGCTACTACTGGACAGCCGTCCCAGTTCATCACCTCACGCCCTCCACCTGTCATGGACAGCTTTATGCTCCCGTTTGTACGAGAGCATTGCTTATCCTGTCTGCCCCCTGAAGAGGACTATGCCCGATTGAAAGCAGTGTTTTTGCAGAGAGTTCACCCCATCTTTCCCGTCATCCCCGAGGCTGCCCTCAATGGGCCTACAGACAACCCGTCCAGCATCGTGCTACGACAACTTGCTTGTTTGGCAGCCGGCTCTGATCCCCAGATGACTCCATATTTGCGTCTTAAGAATAAAGGCCCCAGTCCACTGCGGCCCTCCGAATTCTCCAGCGCCTTATCCTCCTCGGTCCGTGCCATTTTGGAGACAAGTATTATTCCCGATAGAGTGGTACACATACAAGCGCTCACCATGCTATCCCTCTATACTCAGCCTACATGCGCTGAAGAATCCGATCTACCGGCTCAGCTTGGGGGTAGAGCAATTCACCACATCCAAACCTTGGGTTTACACCTTCTCCGATATGATGGACCGAATTTTGGTGACTTGGAAAATCTCTTTTGCGCAGTTTGGGCGCTAGACAGAATAAATGCCGCCATGTATGGACGGCCGTGTCTGATCCATGAGAGAGATATTGGGGCGGATCTCGACGCTTGTATCAAGAAACGCCAGCCTGCCTTCCGACTTCTGCTATCCGTGGCACAGTGGTTGGATAAGGTGGTGGAGCTGTATCGCCCTGGCCCTAGTGCGCAAGTGTCTGGCTTTGATAAAGTCGCATACATTGATCTCCCTGTTCTCGAAGCAATGATTGTGGACGCAGACGCCCTGAAAGTCCCAACGTCTCTCATTG CTACCATTGAAACATTTTATCATGCCGTCATAATTCTATCGTGCCGGCTTCCTCGGCCAGGAACAATCATCGCAGCCTCGACATTGCCACCGCCATCTGCCAATGCCCGCCGTTCACTAGCAGCCGAGCGCATCGCGTGCGCAGTACCAAGAGACTGCCTAAGCTCCCTTCCGTTTATTCCCTACGCAGTGTCGCTCGCCCTAAGCGTCGAGTACCGAAAGATGAGGCACAGCCGATTGCCAATGTTTCGCACGCGGGCAATGAACGCCTTTAAAAGAAACTGTGATCTCCTTCGGTCTTATAGCGAACATTACTGGAGCGCCCGAGTCGTCGGTGGGCTTGGAGAGGGCGTCCTAAGAGAAATGGAGCGAGCAGCCAACACGCTGGCTAAGGAGCTCAGTCCTCAGCCAGCTGAGATACCGCCAAAGCCTGTAGTGGATGATCAAGATGCACCAGCCACTCAAGATCTGGGTCCTACACCATCGGGGGACCCCGTGACCATGAATTCTAACCTGGGTTTTGAGAATGTCATTGACTTTTCCGTCATTGACGCGATTTCAGGCCAGGATGTGTTTGGGCATATCGATCCCAACTTTAACCTGGATGCCGTGGAAGATGCCCTGGAAGCAAATCTCGATATTGGTCTTCCGCCTAATTGGGGAGACTGGGGCCAGTTTGCAGCATGA
- a CDS encoding MIOREX complex component 7 domain-containing protein, with product MSPYLFALRLIQAFEDRIIDTLQILRQPGFHRAVGRIHRAINEKQHGRNPHEPLAPGEATADPNPGGRADGFFKHFIGELKNQARGKPTDITTKPPTK from the exons ATGTCGCCGTACTTGTTCGCGCTTCGGCTCATCCAGGCTTTTGAGGATCGAATCATCGACACT CTCCAGATCCTCCGCCAGCCGGGTTTTCATAGAGCTGTTGGCCGCATCCACCGCGCAATCAACGAGAAGCAGCATGGCCGAAATCCGCACGAGCCGCTAGCGCCGGGAGAAGCTACAG CGGATCCGAATCCGGGAGGCCGAGCGGATGGATTTTTCAAACATTTCATCGGCGAGCTGAAGAATCAGGCTCGTGGCAAACCAAccgacatcaccaccaagcCGCCTACGAAGTGA
- a CDS encoding deoC/LacD family aldolase domain-containing protein, protein MTLTNPPPTLKISLPQIAQLIDHSLLHPTLSDADLRSGLLLARSASVASACVKPYAVPLARSLLADSPVRVCTVVGFPHGSSSASVKITEAAEAVSSGATEIDMVINVGKALGGDWAYVEHEVEAVNRLVTAKGAILKVIFENDFLQDEHIVKLCQICTDLGVAFVKTSTGYGFVKQPNGFYSYRGATPHHLRLMRKHAGPNVQIKAAGGVRTLDELIYVVSLGVTRIGASATEAILEEAGARGIGEVEVEVEVKVPPSLQDGAY, encoded by the coding sequence ATGACCCTAACCAACCCTCCCCCAACCCTCAAAATCTCCCTCCCCCAAATCGCCCAGCTCATCGACCactccctcctccaccccACCCTCTCCGACGCCGACCTCCGGTCCGGCCTGCTCCTCGCCCGCTCCGCCTCCGTCGCCTCCGCCTGCGTAAAGCCCTACGCCGTGCCCCTCGCCCgctccctcctcgccgacTCCCCCGTCCGCGTCTGCACCGTCGTCGGCTTCCCCCacggctcctcctccgcctccgtcAAGATCACAGAGGCCGCCGAGGCCGTCTCCTCCGGCGCCACCGAGATCGACATGGTCATCAACGTCGGCAAGGCCCTCGGCGGCGACTGGGCCTATGTCGAGCACGAGGTCGAGGCCGTCAACCGCCTCGTCACCGCAAAGGGCGCCATTCTAAAGGTCATTTTCGAAAACGACTTCTTGCAGGACGAGCACATCGTCAAGCTTTGTCAGATTTGTACAGACTTGGGCGTGGCGTTTGTCAAGACGAGCACGGGCTATGGATTCGTGAAGCAGCCCAATGGGTTTTATAGCTACCGGGGCGCTACACCGCATCACCTCAGGCTCATGAGGAAACATGCTGGCCCAAATGTGCAGATCAAGGCTGCAGGCGGTGTCAGAACTCTAGATGAGCTAATCTATGTCGTGTCGCTTGGAGTAACGAGAATTGGTGCCAGCGCTACCGAGGCAATCCTGGAAGAAGCCGGAGCGAGAGGCATCGGTgaggttgaagttgaagttgaggTCAAGGTCCCTCCAAGTCTGCAGGATGGAGCCTATTGA